The following are encoded in a window of Variovorax paradoxus genomic DNA:
- a CDS encoding DUF4261 domain-containing protein has translation MSIFSRFFGRKDEPGDAGALVANLEAGEAGDGVALTVLFADALNFDVAALAQALRAYHRSTGDARCEITEDPGPFLALAGWKNHVVRMVGFDVPMPAESVEVCVAPAHYPQELKAQVRAHRSHVILYYAGYEDSVLEQYVALATVAGALARLGALVVLNESAHTSLPAAVFDADIEGDSIELLRDLDLPALYCGFVKYEVEGVQGVWMRTYGAHHFGQPDFAALAEGHHEGEKYFELFGNVLRYLIDSGAEMGAGHTMQVGEDKFLRLRAPLEAEYFLDGPEAVLVTELIGAHEINARPH, from the coding sequence GTGAGCATTTTTTCCCGTTTCTTTGGCCGCAAGGACGAGCCCGGCGATGCCGGCGCATTGGTCGCCAACCTCGAGGCCGGGGAGGCCGGCGACGGCGTCGCGCTGACGGTCCTGTTCGCGGACGCGTTGAACTTCGATGTCGCCGCGCTCGCGCAGGCATTGCGCGCCTACCACCGCTCCACCGGCGACGCGCGCTGCGAGATCACCGAAGACCCCGGCCCTTTTCTGGCGCTGGCGGGCTGGAAGAACCACGTGGTCCGGATGGTCGGCTTCGATGTGCCGATGCCGGCCGAATCGGTCGAGGTCTGCGTGGCGCCGGCGCACTATCCGCAAGAACTCAAGGCCCAGGTGCGCGCGCACCGCAGCCACGTCATCCTCTACTACGCGGGTTACGAGGACTCGGTGCTCGAACAGTACGTGGCCCTGGCGACCGTGGCTGGCGCGCTGGCCCGGCTCGGCGCGCTGGTGGTGCTGAACGAATCGGCCCACACCTCGCTCCCCGCGGCCGTGTTCGACGCCGACATCGAAGGCGACAGCATCGAGTTGCTGCGAGACCTCGACCTGCCGGCCCTGTACTGCGGCTTCGTCAAGTACGAGGTCGAAGGCGTGCAGGGCGTCTGGATGCGCACCTATGGCGCGCACCACTTCGGCCAGCCCGATTTCGCTGCGTTGGCCGAAGGCCACCACGAAGGAGAGAAGTACTTCGAGCTGTTCGGCAACGTCCTGCGCTACCTGATCGACAGCGGCGCCGAGATGGGCGCCGGCCACACCATGCAGGTCGGCGAGGACAAGTTCCTGCGGCTGCGCGCGCCGCTCGAGGCGGAGTACTTTCTCGACGGCCCCGAGGCCGTGCTGGTGACTGAACTGATCGGCGCCCACGAGATCAACGCGCGCCCGCACTGA
- a CDS encoding 6-phosphofructokinase encodes MSTAILNAFYAQSGGVTSVINASACGVIETARRHPDRIGTLYAGRNGILGALTEDLIDTSAEPAEAIAALRTTPSGAFGSCRYKLKSLEKNRREYERLIEVFKAHGIGYFFYNGGGDSADTCFKVSQLSQSMGYPLQAIHVPKTIDNDLPLTDCCPGFGSVAKYVAVSTLEASFDVRSMAATSTKVFVLEVMGRHAGWIAAAGGLVADHGIPVVVLFPEIAFDAARFLARVDALVQQHGYCSVVVSEGCHHPDGTFLAEQGARDAFGHAQLGGAAPVVAQMVKEALGHKFHWAVADYLQRAARHIASATDVKQAYELGQRAVELALEGRNAVMPTIERTSDVPYAYTLGAAPLEAVANVEKPMPRDFISDDGYGITEKCRRYLLPLIAGEDYPAYRDGLPVYATLRNVAVPKKLPAFALA; translated from the coding sequence ATGAGCACTGCCATCCTCAACGCCTTCTACGCCCAGTCGGGCGGCGTCACCTCGGTCATCAACGCCTCGGCCTGCGGCGTGATCGAAACGGCGCGCCGGCACCCGGACCGCATCGGCACGCTCTATGCCGGGCGCAACGGCATCCTCGGGGCGCTCACCGAAGACCTGATCGACACCAGCGCCGAGCCGGCCGAGGCGATTGCGGCGCTGCGCACCACGCCCTCAGGTGCGTTCGGCTCGTGCCGCTACAAGCTCAAGTCGCTCGAAAAGAACCGCCGCGAATACGAGCGCCTGATCGAGGTGTTCAAGGCCCACGGCATCGGCTATTTCTTCTACAACGGCGGCGGCGACTCGGCCGACACCTGCTTCAAGGTGAGCCAGTTGTCGCAGTCGATGGGCTACCCGCTGCAGGCCATCCACGTGCCCAAGACCATCGACAACGACCTGCCGCTGACCGACTGCTGCCCGGGCTTCGGCTCGGTCGCGAAGTACGTGGCGGTGTCCACGCTCGAGGCCTCGTTCGATGTGCGCTCGATGGCCGCCACCTCCACCAAGGTGTTCGTGCTCGAGGTGATGGGCCGCCACGCCGGCTGGATCGCCGCGGCCGGCGGGCTGGTGGCCGACCATGGCATTCCGGTGGTGGTGCTGTTCCCCGAGATCGCGTTCGATGCGGCCCGCTTCCTGGCGCGCGTCGATGCGCTGGTGCAGCAGCACGGCTACTGCTCGGTGGTGGTGTCCGAGGGCTGCCATCACCCCGACGGCACCTTCCTGGCCGAGCAGGGCGCGCGCGATGCCTTCGGCCATGCGCAGCTCGGCGGCGCAGCGCCGGTGGTGGCGCAGATGGTGAAAGAGGCGCTGGGCCACAAGTTCCACTGGGCGGTGGCCGACTACCTGCAGCGCGCCGCGCGGCACATCGCCTCGGCCACCGACGTGAAGCAGGCCTATGAACTGGGCCAGCGCGCGGTCGAGCTCGCGCTCGAAGGCCGCAACGCGGTGATGCCGACCATCGAGCGCACGAGCGACGTGCCCTATGCGTACACGTTGGGCGCGGCGCCGCTCGAAGCGGTCGCCAATGTCGAGAAGCCGATGCCGCGCGATTTCATTTCGGACGACGGCTACGGCATCACCGAGAAGTGCCGCCGCTACCTGCTGCCGCTGATCGCGGGCGAAGACTACCCCGCCTACCGCGACGGCCTGCCGGTGTACGCAACGCTGCGCAACGTGGCGGTGCCGAAGAAGCTGCCGGCCTTCGCGCTCGCATGA
- a CDS encoding cysteine-rich CWC family protein, producing the protein MTVVIDTAHCPLCGEANRCAMEVERETGQAQPPCWCMATDFSLAPLDTLPPALRGQACICARCAAGLPPAQD; encoded by the coding sequence ATGACCGTGGTCATCGACACCGCGCACTGTCCGCTGTGCGGCGAGGCGAACCGCTGCGCGATGGAGGTCGAGCGCGAGACGGGCCAGGCACAACCGCCCTGCTGGTGCATGGCCACCGATTTTTCGCTGGCGCCGCTCGACACGCTGCCACCGGCGTTGCGCGGGCAGGCCTGCATCTGCGCGCGCTGCGCCGCGGGCCTGCCGCCGGCTCAGGACTGA
- a CDS encoding zinc-binding metallopeptidase family protein translates to MNPSIQEPAHEPADPATPDAAPALGAELAAPTVSRAYRCQCGRPVFLRNSKCLACLTPLGYVIDRLGVVPLAPAQGEGALPDTFTVFGDPHGPTYRRCANLMTPAACNWMVATPREGETIPPDTQGHAPGYCLSCSVTRTIPDLSVAANGELWCKLEMAKRRLISQLLALGLPVVSRHADPVHGLAFDFLSNVPGRPHVMTGHEQGLITLNAEEAEDAVRERIRAEMHEPYRTLLGHFRHEVGHYYWDLLVLPTPWIDDYRALFGDERADYGAALQQHYEQGPPPDWAQRFVSSYASMHPWEDWAETWAHYLHMADTADTAMSFGIDASNVELQSDLFTAADLWQPEHPDAAKFLDFINGWVLLTSMLNELSRSMGQPDYYPFVLPRAAVGKLQFIHGVITAQRSGTAPTMVMAGDVAAPAAEVVEPAPMPSQTQSQAQAPSQSQGDVAQS, encoded by the coding sequence ATGAATCCGTCGATCCAAGAACCCGCCCATGAACCGGCCGACCCCGCCACGCCCGATGCCGCCCCCGCGCTCGGTGCCGAACTCGCCGCGCCCACCGTCAGCCGCGCCTACCGCTGCCAGTGCGGGCGCCCGGTGTTCCTGCGCAACAGCAAATGCCTGGCCTGCCTCACGCCGCTGGGCTACGTGATCGACCGGCTCGGTGTGGTGCCGCTCGCACCTGCGCAAGGCGAGGGCGCGTTGCCCGACACCTTCACCGTCTTCGGCGACCCGCACGGCCCCACCTACCGCCGCTGCGCCAACCTCATGACGCCGGCCGCCTGCAACTGGATGGTGGCAACGCCGCGCGAAGGCGAAACCATTCCGCCCGACACGCAGGGCCATGCGCCGGGCTACTGCCTGTCGTGCAGCGTCACGCGCACCATTCCCGACCTGTCGGTGGCGGCCAACGGCGAGCTGTGGTGCAAGCTCGAGATGGCCAAGCGCCGGCTCATTTCGCAGCTGCTTGCGCTCGGTCTGCCGGTGGTGAGCCGACACGCCGATCCGGTGCACGGGCTGGCCTTCGATTTCCTCAGCAACGTGCCGGGCCGACCGCACGTGATGACGGGCCACGAGCAGGGCCTGATCACGCTCAACGCCGAGGAGGCCGAAGACGCCGTGCGCGAGCGCATCCGCGCCGAGATGCACGAGCCCTACCGCACGCTGCTGGGCCACTTCCGCCACGAGGTCGGCCACTACTACTGGGACCTGCTGGTGCTGCCCACGCCGTGGATCGACGACTACCGCGCGCTCTTCGGCGACGAGCGCGCCGACTACGGCGCCGCGTTGCAGCAGCACTACGAGCAGGGCCCGCCGCCCGACTGGGCGCAGCGCTTCGTCAGCAGCTACGCGAGCATGCATCCGTGGGAAGACTGGGCCGAAACCTGGGCCCACTACCTGCACATGGCCGACACGGCCGACACGGCGATGAGCTTCGGCATCGATGCGAGCAACGTCGAGCTGCAGAGCGACCTCTTCACCGCCGCCGACCTGTGGCAGCCCGAGCATCCCGACGCCGCGAAGTTTCTCGACTTCATCAACGGCTGGGTGCTGCTGACCAGCATGCTCAACGAGCTGTCGCGCAGCATGGGCCAGCCCGACTACTACCCCTTCGTGCTGCCGCGCGCGGCGGTGGGCAAGCTGCAGTTCATCCACGGCGTGATCACCGCGCAGCGCAGCGGCACGGCGCCGACGATGGTGATGGCGGGGGATGTGGCGGCGCCTGCGGCGGAGGTTGTCGAGCCTGCGCCGATGCCGTCGCAAACCCAGTCACAAGCGCAAGCGCCGTCGCAGTCGCAGGGCGACGTCGCTCAGTCCTGA
- a CDS encoding DHA2 family efflux MFS transporter permease subunit, whose product MTSPHTPDTPPSMGVLRARYGERYRWYLLLSVMVGTMASIMSSTIVNVAIPDMSHHFALGQERAQWVSSGFMVAMTVSMLTTPWLLSRYGYRRTYVGTMLLLLAGGIVGGLANHYPLVLMARVAEGLAAGVVQPIPAIIILRAFEPHEQGRASGIFGMGVVLAPAIGPSIGGVLVDLFGWRSIFFMVVPFCLASIWLAYKFVPKTAPGGVAAARGSGLDARGLALGTVGTLCLLNGLVELRGDSPLQAALLLAGALIAFAAFVWWQRRLMASGGEPLMNLALFRYRQFAMGSLVAFIYGTALFGSTYLLPVYMQVGLHLSASHVGTTLLPAGIVLAFTIAGVGRLADKQPTWLLVSIGLALLAVSFALMAVLRLDSPLWLLVVFAIVGRIGLGFILPSLNLGSMRPLAKPLIPQGASAISFVRMLGGAVGVSLCAIILEWRLAAHGDSLANPVSTPARLAAFDEVFLMLAGLCALAVCAAWQLREKPDEDTAQHRG is encoded by the coding sequence ATGACCTCCCCCCACACACCCGACACGCCGCCCTCCATGGGCGTTCTTCGCGCCCGCTACGGCGAGCGCTACCGCTGGTACCTGCTGCTGTCGGTCATGGTGGGCACGATGGCATCGATCATGTCGTCGACCATCGTCAACGTGGCGATCCCCGACATGAGCCACCACTTCGCGCTGGGCCAGGAGCGCGCGCAATGGGTGAGCTCGGGCTTCATGGTGGCGATGACGGTGTCGATGCTCACCACGCCGTGGCTGCTGTCGCGCTACGGCTACCGGCGCACCTACGTCGGCACGATGCTGTTGCTGCTGGCCGGCGGCATCGTCGGCGGGCTGGCCAACCACTACCCGCTGGTGCTGATGGCGCGCGTGGCCGAAGGGCTGGCGGCCGGCGTGGTGCAGCCCATTCCGGCCATCATCATCCTGCGCGCCTTCGAGCCGCACGAGCAGGGGCGCGCCAGCGGCATCTTCGGCATGGGCGTGGTGCTGGCGCCGGCCATCGGGCCGAGCATCGGCGGCGTGCTGGTCGACCTGTTCGGCTGGCGCTCGATCTTCTTCATGGTGGTGCCCTTTTGCCTGGCCTCGATCTGGCTGGCCTACAAGTTCGTGCCCAAGACCGCGCCCGGCGGCGTGGCCGCGGCGCGCGGCAGCGGGCTCGATGCGCGGGGGCTGGCGCTGGGCACCGTGGGCACGCTGTGCCTGCTGAACGGGCTGGTCGAACTGCGCGGCGATTCGCCGCTGCAGGCCGCGCTGCTGCTGGCCGGTGCGCTCATCGCCTTTGCCGCCTTCGTCTGGTGGCAGCGCCGGCTCATGGCCTCGGGCGGCGAGCCGCTCATGAACCTCGCGCTGTTTCGCTACCGCCAGTTCGCCATGGGCAGCCTGGTCGCCTTCATCTACGGCACCGCGCTGTTCGGTTCGACCTACCTGCTGCCCGTGTACATGCAGGTGGGGCTGCACCTGTCGGCCTCGCACGTGGGTACCACCCTGCTGCCGGCCGGCATCGTGCTGGCCTTCACCATCGCGGGCGTGGGCCGGCTGGCCGACAAGCAACCGACCTGGCTGCTGGTGAGCATCGGCCTGGCGCTGCTGGCGGTGTCGTTCGCGCTCATGGCCGTGCTGCGGCTGGACAGCCCGCTGTGGCTGCTGGTGGTGTTCGCGATCGTCGGGCGCATCGGGCTGGGCTTCATCCTGCCCTCGCTCAACTTGGGGTCGATGCGTCCGCTGGCCAAGCCGCTCATTCCGCAGGGCGCCAGCGCGATCAGCTTCGTGCGCATGCTCGGCGGCGCGGTCGGCGTGAGCCTGTGCGCCATCATTCTTGAATGGCGCCTGGCCGCGCACGGCGACTCGCTCGCCAACCCGGTGAGCACCCCGGCCCGGCTGGCCGCCTTCGACGAGGTGTTCCTGATGCTGGCCGGCCTGTGCGCGCTGGCCGTCTGCGCGGCCTGGCAGCTGCGCGAGAAACCCGACGAGGACACGGCGCAACACAGGGGGTAA
- a CDS encoding ABC transporter substrate-binding protein: MHRRRFLAASAAATAGLGPLFSLSSSALAAENGVSDGEIVLGHTGILSGPLGAPIKVVMAGAGLAFDAVNAQGGLAGRKLKLVSLDDELKPEKAVANYEKLLAEHRAFAFFGCVGSGTTAAAAKVLGQSGAPMVGGYAVSDSAREKVAGAGYFVRATFAREAQALVQHLTTIGVSRIAVAYLDNPGGAEVARLVESALDTLKLKPVAAVPVKGDGTTNEAAGKALADSQAQAVLMYLGGGIGGEVMKSAWSAGGRQMFYGMSIVPGDVTAKLVGDKTSGLAISQIVPYPWSEVDATARDYRQLAERAKVDIGYLSYEGYVNALVMIEALRRTGRDLTRAKLHATLKAMKLRIGNMEIDFTGASNTGSRFIEMVRVTKEGRFLR; this comes from the coding sequence ATGCATCGCAGACGTTTTCTCGCCGCCTCGGCCGCGGCGACGGCCGGCCTCGGCCCCCTCTTCTCCCTGTCTTCCAGCGCCTTGGCCGCCGAGAACGGCGTCAGCGACGGCGAGATCGTGCTCGGCCACACCGGCATCCTGAGCGGACCGCTGGGCGCGCCGATCAAGGTCGTGATGGCCGGCGCCGGGCTGGCCTTCGACGCAGTCAATGCGCAGGGCGGGCTCGCGGGCCGCAAGCTCAAGCTGGTCTCGCTCGACGACGAGCTCAAGCCCGAGAAGGCCGTCGCCAACTACGAGAAGCTGCTCGCCGAGCACCGCGCCTTCGCCTTCTTCGGCTGCGTGGGCTCGGGCACCACGGCCGCCGCCGCCAAAGTGCTGGGCCAGAGCGGCGCGCCGATGGTCGGCGGTTATGCGGTGTCGGACTCGGCACGCGAGAAGGTCGCGGGCGCCGGTTATTTCGTGCGCGCCACCTTCGCGCGCGAGGCGCAGGCGCTCGTGCAGCACCTGACGACCATCGGCGTCTCGCGCATCGCGGTGGCCTACCTGGACAACCCCGGCGGCGCCGAAGTGGCGCGGCTGGTCGAGTCGGCGCTCGACACACTCAAGCTCAAGCCCGTGGCCGCGGTGCCGGTGAAGGGCGATGGCACGACCAACGAGGCCGCGGGCAAGGCGCTGGCCGACAGCCAGGCGCAGGCCGTGCTCATGTATTTGGGCGGCGGCATCGGCGGCGAGGTCATGAAGAGCGCCTGGAGCGCCGGCGGTCGCCAGATGTTCTACGGCATGTCGATCGTGCCGGGCGACGTCACCGCCAAGCTCGTCGGCGACAAGACCAGCGGCCTGGCCATCTCGCAGATCGTGCCCTACCCCTGGAGCGAGGTCGACGCCACCGCCCGCGACTACCGCCAGCTGGCCGAGCGCGCCAAGGTCGACATCGGCTACCTGAGCTACGAGGGCTATGTGAACGCGCTCGTGATGATCGAAGCCCTGCGCCGCACCGGCCGCGACCTCACACGCGCGAAGCTGCACGCCACGCTGAAGGCGATGAAGCTGCGCATCGGCAACATGGAGATCGACTTCACAGGCGCAAGCAACACGGGCTCGCGCTTCATCGAGATGGTGCGGGTGACGAAGGAAGGGCGGTTCCTGCGTTAG
- a CDS encoding tetratricopeptide repeat protein, with translation MSVRSAELLFQRGQYCNARKVLEGLVQAGRSMGAAHRLLGFIAGNQQDFGKAVEQLRNSLQYEPGCLETWYYLGVALLRSDQHRAAAEAFGQVLLRNPEVFEAAHDLGLALLATGRTTEALTHFERAVHLRPDAFEAHLNRGAACGKLRLYEQELACYERAMALRKSHPALIMNYGTALCQARRFSDAIDLYERTLRDHPGEANFAFARGGLCYAKAAIADWQGLDEQVALVRDEIRQGWACVEPFALLNLPSTPKEQLQAGRRHAASLYPMAPKPLHARERKREGRIRLAYMSADFGKHATSYLVAEVFERHGRERFEITAISLRKSDGSAMRQRLERAFDRFIDAHELSDMEAAQAIVDLEIDILVDLGGYTYGARPAVLALRPAPVQISYLCFPGTLGAPFIDYLVADAFLVSEAAREDFSEKIICMPHSYQPNDSRRTMISGPMSRTAVGLPEGAFVFCNFNGSQKLNAQFFGIWARLLNQVDNSVFWLRSGSDLYNDNLRSRAREHGVDPGRLVFAPWVEQETHLRRLQLADLCLDNLPYNAHTTASDALWAGVPLVTCAGPTFAGRVAGSLLTAAGFSQLITHSPSAYEALALALATDPSRLAALRAELAAARDTCRLFDTGQYTRHLEQGFTAAWERCRANLAPDHIDIGSAWRVTA, from the coding sequence ATGAGCGTTCGGTCAGCAGAGTTGCTCTTCCAGAGGGGACAGTATTGCAATGCACGAAAGGTCCTGGAGGGACTGGTGCAGGCCGGTCGAAGCATGGGGGCCGCGCATCGGCTGCTTGGCTTCATCGCGGGCAATCAACAGGATTTCGGAAAGGCCGTGGAGCAGTTGCGGAACTCGTTGCAGTACGAGCCGGGATGCCTGGAGACCTGGTACTACCTTGGTGTCGCCTTGCTTCGCTCCGATCAGCACAGGGCCGCGGCAGAGGCCTTTGGCCAGGTTCTCTTGCGCAATCCCGAGGTCTTCGAGGCCGCACATGATTTGGGGCTCGCACTGCTCGCTACCGGGAGAACCACGGAGGCCCTCACGCATTTCGAACGCGCGGTGCACTTGCGGCCGGATGCGTTCGAAGCCCATCTGAATCGCGGTGCGGCCTGTGGAAAACTGCGGCTGTACGAGCAGGAGTTGGCGTGCTACGAGCGCGCCATGGCACTGCGAAAGTCGCACCCTGCGTTGATCATGAATTACGGTACGGCGCTGTGCCAGGCACGCCGTTTCTCCGACGCGATCGACCTGTACGAACGCACCTTGCGAGACCATCCCGGCGAAGCGAACTTCGCATTCGCCCGCGGTGGGCTTTGCTACGCCAAGGCGGCCATCGCCGACTGGCAGGGTCTCGATGAACAGGTGGCGCTGGTGCGCGATGAAATTCGCCAGGGATGGGCGTGCGTCGAGCCCTTTGCGCTTCTGAATCTTCCCTCGACGCCGAAAGAGCAATTGCAGGCAGGGAGGCGCCATGCGGCAAGCCTCTATCCAATGGCGCCCAAGCCGCTGCATGCCCGTGAGCGAAAAAGGGAGGGACGTATACGCTTGGCTTACATGTCTGCCGATTTCGGAAAGCATGCGACCTCTTACCTCGTTGCCGAAGTGTTCGAGCGACATGGCCGCGAGCGCTTCGAGATCACTGCGATCTCCCTGCGAAAGAGCGACGGCAGCGCCATGCGCCAGCGTCTCGAGCGTGCGTTCGACCGCTTCATCGATGCGCATGAGCTGTCGGACATGGAAGCGGCGCAGGCCATCGTCGATCTGGAGATCGACATCCTGGTGGACCTTGGTGGCTATACCTACGGTGCACGACCAGCGGTGCTGGCCTTGCGGCCCGCGCCAGTTCAGATCAGCTACCTGTGCTTTCCAGGCACGCTCGGTGCGCCGTTCATCGACTATCTGGTGGCCGACGCGTTCCTGGTTTCCGAGGCAGCGCGCGAAGACTTCAGCGAGAAGATCATCTGCATGCCCCACAGCTACCAGCCCAACGACTCGCGTCGCACGATGATTTCCGGACCCATGTCGCGCACCGCCGTTGGCCTGCCGGAAGGTGCCTTTGTCTTCTGCAACTTCAATGGCAGCCAGAAGCTCAACGCCCAGTTCTTTGGCATCTGGGCCCGTCTGTTGAATCAGGTCGACAACAGCGTTTTCTGGCTCAGGAGTGGCTCCGATCTCTACAACGACAACCTGCGCTCAAGGGCCCGCGAACACGGCGTCGATCCAGGGCGGCTGGTTTTTGCGCCTTGGGTTGAACAAGAGACACACCTGCGGCGGTTGCAACTGGCCGATCTTTGCCTGGACAACCTGCCCTACAACGCGCACACGACGGCCAGCGACGCACTCTGGGCAGGTGTGCCGCTGGTGACGTGTGCAGGCCCCACCTTCGCGGGCCGGGTGGCGGGCAGCCTGCTCACTGCAGCGGGATTTTCGCAGCTGATCACGCATTCGCCGTCTGCCTATGAGGCGCTGGCCCTGGCCCTTGCCACGGACCCATCGCGCCTCGCCGCGTTGCGCGCTGAGCTGGCTGCGGCGCGCGACACCTGCAGGCTGTTCGACACGGGGCAGTACACCCGCCATCTTGAACAAGGATTCACCGCAGCCTGGGAGCGGTGCCGTGCGAACCTGGCACCGGACCACATCGACATTGGCAGTGCCTGGCGAGTCACGGCCTGA